In Thermosphaera sp., a genomic segment contains:
- the alaXM gene encoding alanyl-tRNA editing protein AlaXM — protein MTELLYQYDSYLKEIEADVIRVQGNKIILNQTIFHPRSGGVDNDTGWIIYDDVEKLVTNVFIDKETGEVIHELEKEVDIPVGCKVHLRLNWNRRYKLMRLHTAAHILSAIMYNDYKALITGGNITEEYGYDDYSLESFEKELFEQAVKKANEIASRGFEVKIYWLPRDEALKIPGIVKLASKMPPSIEKLRIVEIPGVDIQADGGPHVKNTLEIGEIVILKFENKGKNKKRLYFTVKP, from the coding sequence TTGACCGAGTTGCTGTACCAGTATGATTCATACCTTAAAGAAATAGAAGCCGACGTAATAAGGGTTCAGGGAAATAAGATCATCCTGAACCAAACTATTTTTCATCCAAGAAGCGGTGGTGTAGACAATGACACCGGGTGGATTATATACGATGACGTTGAAAAACTCGTCACTAACGTGTTTATCGACAAGGAGACAGGTGAAGTTATTCACGAGCTTGAAAAGGAAGTAGATATACCGGTGGGATGCAAAGTTCATCTGAGACTGAATTGGAACAGAAGATATAAGCTCATGAGACTTCACACTGCCGCCCATATTCTCTCCGCCATCATGTACAATGATTATAAAGCCTTAATCACGGGAGGCAATATAACGGAAGAATACGGCTATGACGATTATAGTCTAGAGTCTTTTGAAAAGGAGCTTTTCGAACAAGCTGTGAAAAAAGCCAATGAAATTGCTTCGCGAGGGTTTGAAGTCAAGATTTATTGGTTGCCCAGGGATGAAGCCTTAAAGATACCTGGCATAGTAAAGCTAGCGTCAAAAATGCCGCCTAGTATTGAAAAGCTACGAATAGTGGAAATACCGGGCGTAGATATTCAAGCCGATGGGGGGCCACATGTTAAGAACACGTTGGAGATAGGAGAGATAGTAATACTCAAGTTCGAAAACAAGGGGAAAAACAAGAAGAGGCTGTATTTCACAGTAAAACCATAG
- a CDS encoding translation initiation factor translates to MCSSLDESLCGGLPPELCEQLSIEQQVIKIRLDERKFGKEVTIIEGLPNDKNLLKQIAKTLKTKLATGGTFKEGRVELQGDHRHRVKQILIEEFGFQPENILILD, encoded by the coding sequence ATGTGCTCGAGTCTTGATGAATCCCTATGTGGTGGTTTACCTCCAGAGTTATGTGAGCAACTCTCTATAGAGCAACAGGTTATTAAGATTAGACTGGATGAGAGAAAGTTTGGTAAAGAGGTCACAATCATAGAGGGGTTGCCAAACGATAAGAATCTTCTCAAGCAGATAGCTAAGACTTTGAAAACAAAACTGGCAACAGGTGGAACCTTTAAGGAGGGAAGAGTAGAGCTCCAAGGAGACCATAGGCATAGGGTGAAACAAATACTGATTGAAGAGTTCGGTTTTCAACCCGAGAACATATTGATTCTAGACTGA
- a CDS encoding transcription initiation factor IIB, with the protein MEDKPVESNSTETEKNMKQKGECPQEKLVYDSEHGEYVCLETGEVVEEKIIDERPEWRAFTPEERGRRARTGGPLTTTVHDMGFATAIDYSNKDAAGRKLMGKRQELIKLRKWQARTRILTSMDRNLAQAMNELERLGDLLNLPSHVKEEAARIYREAVEKGLVRGRSIESVIAAAVYVACRELKVPRSLDEVSKHTRIGRKDIARCYRLLLRELDIKVGTTDPVDYVPRIVHALGLPGTVVKRATELLNIAREHGVTGGKDPAGLAAAAVYVAALEIGEKRTQKEVAHVAGVTEVTVRNRYKELAKIFGLDANAI; encoded by the coding sequence ATGGAAGATAAACCCGTAGAAAGCAATTCTACAGAGACTGAGAAGAATATGAAGCAAAAAGGAGAGTGTCCCCAGGAGAAACTTGTTTATGACAGCGAGCACGGAGAATACGTTTGCCTAGAGACCGGTGAGGTCGTTGAGGAGAAAATAATTGATGAGCGTCCTGAATGGAGGGCTTTTACTCCAGAGGAGAGGGGGCGTAGGGCTAGGACGGGAGGTCCATTGACGACAACTGTTCACGACATGGGATTTGCTACCGCGATTGACTACTCTAACAAGGATGCCGCTGGAAGGAAATTGATGGGTAAGAGACAGGAGTTAATCAAACTAAGGAAGTGGCAAGCCAGGACGAGGATATTAACTAGCATGGATAGAAACCTGGCTCAAGCGATGAATGAGCTTGAAAGATTAGGTGATCTCTTAAACCTTCCATCCCACGTTAAAGAGGAAGCCGCTAGAATCTACAGAGAAGCGGTTGAGAAGGGGCTTGTCAGGGGTCGAAGCATTGAGAGTGTCATCGCCGCGGCCGTTTATGTCGCATGCAGGGAACTGAAGGTCCCCCGATCTCTCGACGAAGTTTCAAAGCATACGAGGATAGGGAGAAAGGATATCGCCAGGTGTTATAGACTACTCCTCAGAGAACTCGACATCAAGGTGGGTACGACGGACCCCGTTGACTACGTACCGAGGATTGTACATGCGCTAGGGCTTCCGGGCACGGTTGTTAAGAGGGCTACTGAACTCTTGAATATTGCGAGAGAGCACGGGGTAACGGGGGGTAAGGATCCAGCCGGCCTCGCCGCAGCAGCTGTATATGTTGCTGCTTTGGAGATAGGAGAGAAAAGAACACAGAAAGAAGTAGCTCATGTTGCAGGTGTAACAGAGGTCACCGTGAGGAACAGGTATAAGGAACTTGCGAAAATATTTGGATTAGACGCCAACGCTATTTAA
- a CDS encoding aldo/keto reductase: MGITVLDLHGVKASRLGLGTWQFSSRLWGQSLSVAQAARILEAARSNGINLIDTAEIYGNGSSERLVGEAIHKLEAREEFVVITKIAGFRKPCFEEFLKAFRNSHKRLGFRPDIILHHWPPRDREQVCRATQALEGLVNQGYVYAYGFSNYGLKELDKALECVKKTDPIADQVQYSLAYRVVENGLKDFLLKHNMTLMAWSPLAKGALAGVARAKTLAQKTDKVFKAASTDVDLQNALEGLALKYGVTKATMALSWLIHQGAVPVVGTSNPSRVIEYSKALSLSLSEEDLIPLNNVSQKYIGYWGLEYRQPTPLVSIPRLFQKILVSVMRGI, encoded by the coding sequence TTGGGCATAACAGTGCTCGACTTACACGGAGTTAAAGCGAGTCGTCTAGGACTTGGCACCTGGCAGTTTTCATCGAGATTATGGGGGCAGTCCCTCAGCGTTGCACAGGCTGCAAGGATTTTAGAGGCTGCAAGAAGTAACGGTATAAATCTTATCGATACTGCGGAAATCTATGGAAACGGCAGCTCAGAGAGGCTTGTCGGGGAAGCTATTCACAAGTTGGAAGCGCGAGAAGAATTCGTAGTTATAACTAAGATCGCCGGGTTCAGAAAGCCCTGTTTCGAGGAGTTCCTTAAGGCCTTTAGAAATAGCCATAAAAGACTGGGGTTTCGCCCGGATATTATACTTCACCACTGGCCCCCAAGGGATAGAGAGCAAGTCTGCAGGGCTACTCAAGCCTTAGAAGGCCTGGTTAACCAGGGGTATGTTTATGCATATGGTTTCTCCAACTACGGTCTAAAGGAACTAGATAAGGCGTTGGAATGCGTTAAGAAGACAGATCCCATAGCGGATCAAGTCCAATATAGTCTTGCATACAGAGTAGTTGAAAACGGGCTGAAGGACTTTTTACTAAAGCATAATATGACACTGATGGCGTGGAGTCCATTAGCCAAGGGGGCCTTGGCCGGAGTTGCTCGAGCTAAGACTCTTGCACAGAAAACCGATAAAGTATTCAAGGCTGCATCGACGGACGTGGATCTCCAGAACGCCTTGGAGGGATTAGCCCTTAAGTACGGTGTTACGAAGGCTACAATGGCCTTATCATGGCTTATTCATCAAGGCGCTGTTCCTGTGGTAGGCACTTCGAATCCCTCTAGAGTGATCGAGTACTCTAAGGCATTATCTCTTAGCCTCAGTGAAGAAGACTTAATCCCTCTAAATAACGTATCCCAGAAATATATCGGCTACTGGGGTTTAGAATACCGCCAGCCCACTCCCCTAGTCTCTATTCCTCGGCTCTTCCAGAAGATACTCGTCTCCGTGATGCGGGGTATTTGA
- a CDS encoding DNA-directed RNA polymerase subunit P: MVKYKCGKCGYVFDPEEMRVFGRGKVKCPKCTYEIVYKLAKPYRLVKAI; the protein is encoded by the coding sequence TTGGTAAAGTATAAGTGTGGAAAATGCGGATACGTCTTCGATCCTGAGGAGATGAGGGTTTTCGGGCGCGGGAAAGTCAAATGTCCGAAATGCACTTACGAAATAGTGTATAAGCTTGCCAAACCATACAGGCTCGTAAAGGCTATATAG
- the speB gene encoding agmatinase has protein sequence MWTLLGIPFDSTTTFKPGSRFAPDHIRTVACNIEFYSILTGLLLEEDCFNDLGNLILPPGDTLKSLELIEDAAKGIRSRYPRSLLIFIGGEHLLTYPIIRGLRKEIDSLVVFDAHLDLRDEYLNSKLNHATFLRRIVENLDVNVIHIGSRAYSKEELEFLKDGEVTVLNVLEAMKQEEVVKRLDTIGLGRTYISVDIDVIDPSFAPGVGNPESLGLNPLTLLSLLKIIYEKSNKVVGFDIVEVNPLVDVNDVTSILASKIILEISALEKTYNRSI, from the coding sequence ATGTGGACCCTATTAGGCATCCCGTTTGACTCGACGACAACCTTTAAGCCAGGATCCCGATTCGCTCCAGACCACATTCGAACAGTCGCATGCAATATAGAATTTTACAGTATTCTAACAGGCTTACTCTTGGAGGAAGACTGTTTTAACGATCTGGGAAATCTGATACTTCCACCTGGGGATACACTGAAGAGTCTTGAGTTGATCGAAGACGCCGCAAAAGGTATCAGGAGCCGATACCCGAGAAGCCTCTTAATCTTCATCGGGGGAGAACACCTCTTAACATACCCAATCATCAGAGGGCTGAGAAAAGAAATAGATTCTTTAGTAGTCTTCGATGCACACTTAGATTTAAGAGACGAGTATTTGAACTCAAAACTTAACCATGCAACATTTCTAAGGAGAATCGTGGAGAACCTGGATGTCAATGTAATACATATCGGTTCAAGAGCGTATAGTAAAGAAGAACTTGAATTCTTGAAGGATGGGGAGGTGACGGTTCTCAACGTTTTAGAAGCCATGAAGCAGGAAGAAGTGGTTAAGAGACTTGATACCATAGGACTCGGGCGCACTTACATAAGCGTGGATATTGACGTGATTGACCCCTCCTTCGCTCCAGGTGTTGGAAACCCAGAATCTCTGGGATTGAATCCGCTTACGCTGCTCTCGCTCCTAAAGATAATATATGAGAAAAGCAATAAGGTTGTCGGCTTTGATATAGTAGAGGTTAACCCATTAGTAGATGTAAACGATGTTACGAGTATATTAGCTAGTAAGATCATTCTCGAGATATCTGCCCTAGAAAAAACCTATAACCGCTCTATATAG